The window TTAAAGAGTATTGGCAGTCAGAATCTTTAGATTTACATTATCAACTACAAATTATTTCAAAGAACACCATATTTTAAATTGCTAATAGCAAATGTTTATTCATGATTGAAAGCAAAGAATTTGTAAATGCATTTTATACCTTGCTGACAAAATACTGACATTCCATCTTTGAAATGTAATACGGAATACAGGAAGATATTAAGGGCTTTGATGTACAAATCTATTATAACCAGGTAATCGGAACACACACAAACCACCTACTTTAGTGTTACACTATAGGAACTTTTCAGAAAAGCCACTTTGAAGCTCTAATGGATAGCTGAGTAAATAGTGTCCAATGTTGAAAGACTGGggaataggaaagaaaaagatggaagaagTAACAGCAACATTCAAAGCCCACTTTTAAGCACACAACattatgagtatttttttttttataaagaggatGCAAAGGGAAGAAAGGCAATTCAGCATTTTCAGAAAcagcatttggcaaaatttaaCGCATAAGGAGGCTATGCTTGGGACCATCGACTCTCTCCAGCTTCTCAAAGTGTTTCCTGGCATTGCGAATGTTGATCAGAGTAGCTGCGGAAGGGATCGATGGATCCGACATAACAACCATCACGTACGTGTTTGACGTGAAGATGTCGATGAAGGCGGCGAAATTAGAATTCCTAACTTCCATGCTCTGGAAAGAAGCGGCCAATTTACTGCAGCTCAGCTTGAACTGCTTAATGATGTTGCTGATCTTCTCAAATCGGTGGACGTCACGCTGTTCTTTGCACTGATAATGGGAAATCACCAAGAACGTAGCTCTCTCGAACAggagaacttcatcggcctcaaTAATTTGGGCAAAATTCCTTAGGTTCATCTCTAGCTGCTGAACATTAGGAATCAGCTGATAGACAATACTGGACCAGGCTTTGTAGAGCGTTTCATCCCAGATGGATGTTCGAAAACAAGCGCACTCCAGGGGGCGAGACAAACGCCTCAGGTCTTCTTCTCGCTCTTTAAAAATCAGGTCACGCTGATCCTCCTGAACCAGATCCATTTTGTGCACCAGGCAGAAGATTTTGGCATCAGGAGAGTTCTGGAGGATGGCCTCCAGACATGACTGGTAATAATGCATGTCCTTTTCCAGTTCGCGGCTTTCCACATCAAACACGTAAATCAAAACCTCGACATTACGGAAGATGTTGTCTCGCTGGCTGGTGAAGTAGTTTTCCATAAAGGTGTCCTGACCGCCACAGTCCCAAAGATTCAGAACAAGGTTCCCCAGGAATCGGACGTGGGAGTGCTCCACGTCAATGGTGGCACCTAGGCGCCGGGTGTCGCGAGCAATGTAATTTGCAAATATAATCGACCTCATGCTGGTTTTCCCCGACCCGCTCTTCCCCATCAATAGCACCTTTTTCTTCATGGCTGTATTTGGCATCACCCGCTGGGGCCGCCGCGAACTGGGCTTGAGGGTGCGGCCTATCTGTAGCACGGAACGGGGGCGACTGGGGAGCTCCCCTGGCTGAGCCTCCGTCCGCACAGCCGCGCAGCTTTGCAGTCGGAGAAATCGAAAGCGCGAGCTTGGGGCTTGAAAGACGCGATGGGCCTGACTATTCCTCAGAGACGAGCGTCTGGGAGGAAACGGCTGCTACCGACAGCTCAAGGGAATCTCTCGCCTTCCGGAGAGGTGAACCGCTGTGTCCCCACCTCCACCTACTTCCGGCGGCAATCTCGCGAGAATCCCCGCGCTCCGTTGTCACTGCCTGACCAGTTTTGACAGACAGCGCCTTTAATCAAAGAGAGCAAGGTCGAGGCAAGAGAGAATGAAAGGCAAACGTGGGACTCGGGTGTTTTGTTCCTCTATTTAAACTGGTCTTACTTAAGGGGTTCATGTATGGTTGGTCGAGAGAATGCTGCCATCTCGTGGCGAAATAAATGAACTCGCCTGACAAAGGAGGTGTGTTTGGGTGGTTTTCAGAGAGGGCAGCAAACGAGTGCAGTGGAGGGAAGTCCTACCTTCTCAGCCCACTTAGACTTCCCCAAGTTCCCTGTCCTATGAGTACAAGGGCAGAACATATTAAAACTAAAGGCGAGGAAAGcgaggcttagagaagttaagtgattAACTTGTTACCAGCGAGATGGTAACAAATCCTTACCAGGAAGACGTCCTGACTCCCAGTTAGTGCTTTCCCACTGGGGATTAAGTTTCTTTCTCACAACTGCTTTTCCTTTAATCTCAGACTTGAGAATTTGCAGTCAGAATTCCAAAGCTTCCGGAAACTGCTGTGTGGAGCCACTCAGTTATGACAATAACCCTCTGAATAAATAACCCTATTTTTCAAGTGAGGAAAataaagcccagagaggttaagttaccTGACCAGGTCACACAGTTATTAAGCGATGAAATGGGATTTGAACTTATACTGTCCGACTGCAGAGTCTCCTTCCCTAACATAGGCCACAATGCCTCCCCAAAAGTGTAACATATTTCTGCCGTTGGTCTTTAAGTAGATGAATAAATGAGTCATCAGTATACTGAAGCCTTCTAAGGTAGGATACTCCATATCTTCCATAAAGTCCTTTTCAGAGTGATGTACGGTACAAATGTAATGAATTAATTCTTCCATtaactcaaataaatatttgaatgcctACTAGGTGTTGGGCAATGAttaatgtctttaatttttaCCCTTATACTGACTGGCTAGAAATAACTTTTCCTCACAGTCTCCATTGTCTTTTAGCTTCTAGTAAGTTTGATGCCTGAAGCtatgacctatttttttttcttttccaaacttttatTTGTGCACCTTCAATTGAAAAAGATAACTTTTACAGGTTCTTTGATGCCCatattcagcatacaaaaatgtAAGAGACTATTCACACAGAAAACACGTTAGctcaaaccagaaaaaaaattgacaacaacaaaacaatgtaAGGTAGCGCACACAGTGACAGCACTACTTAGAGGACACGAGAATCACTGCAGAAATAAATAGAATGTCCTGTTGTAAAAGCAGCAATGTAATGGTTtgtaaatttccttttctataacAGCAAAGTTTGAAATAAAACCCACAGGGACAGGACCTTACACTGCGGTTGTGACTGAATAAGAGTCCACCTCCTCCACTACTGTTGGTccaatttccctttttttaaaaaaaattttaaatttttaaaaatcataacatacaaacacgaacatttttaccatatgatcatttcattcttggtatataaacaataatgcagtatcatcacatagctgtatattcatcaccacgatcacctctcagaataTTTGTaccaatccagaaaaagaaatgaaaagaaagaagaaaaaaattcgtacacaccatacccctccccctccccctcaccgatcaccagcatttcactgtactaaatttattttaacatttgttcccccattatttatttatttttaatccatatgttttactcatctgtccataagataaaccatcagacacaggtttccacaatcacacagtcacattgagaaagctatgtcgttatacaatcatcttcaagaaacatggctactggaacacagctctacattttcaggcagtttcctccagcctctctgttacaccttaactaaaaggggatatgtttttaatgcataagaataacctccaggataacctctcgactttgtttggaatctctcagccattgacaatttattttgtctcattttgctcttcccccttttggtatgacttatttttttatgtctagaattttatttgattttctcatCTCTAGTATTCTGAAACCATGATTATTGGAATTGTTGAACCCTTTCATTGTGCTGGGCCCTCCAATATGCCCTTTAATCTGGAAACATATGTTCTTTAACTCTGggagatgttttgtttttttttttataatgttcttcctttattttttttattctctcaggGATATGCCAATGATTTGGATGTTGAATCTCATGGACTCTCATCCAATATTCTTatattctctttcctctttcctatttctttctttcccttctactCTCCAGGAGATTTTTCTCATCTtaatttttcaactcttctttggagttttaaattttgatatgcatttttaaatttccatggaatatttcctgttttgattgttccttttaaaaatataaatttctttccTTGGATTAAATATCACCTCTCTCTGAAGATATTAGTGTCTCTAAAAAAAGTTTTCACTTCTTCTTTAGTCTTTGTTTCTTCCAAGttcattttgtttgttcgttttggtCTTTCCTCTTCCTGTTAGAAACTTTCCTCagatattgtttcagtttgctacagctgctgaaatgcaatatgccagaaatgggttgcctaTTACAGTGGGGTTTAtcagcttacaaatttacagttctaaggataggaacatgttcaaattaaggcatcaacagatgaTACCTTCCCTGAAGACCAGATACCAGtgattcctctgtcagatagcatggcagcatctgctggtccattTGTTCCCAGTTTCGTTGCTTTAGCTTCTGGATTCTCCATCTggggctttttctctaaacttctctgtgAACTTCTCAGAATTCCATCTCTTTGCTTCTGTTATgcattttatcctctcataaagaactccagttaaaggattaagacccactttgcattgggtgggtcaaatctcaattgaaataacctaaccaaaaggtcccattcATAATTGACCTGCAGCACAGGAACGGattaatagcttcaaaccaccacagttatCTAGTGATCTTTGCCTGTCTGCTCTTATTTAAAGTCTCTTGGTAGCCATGAGGCTCATTGAAGAATGATCTGGCTGGGCCTCTTCACAATTCATTCCATGAGATATTTGATTTGGAAATGAGAGGACTCTTTACCCAAAATATTCAAAACTGATTCCTTAATAATAATTTGATAATGTTAACGGAAAGGAACTTTTTGCAAGGGACTTAGAAAAAACTTGATTGAGATAAAATTTATAGTGAAAGTCACCATTGTAAGCGGACAGTTCCATCACCACAgctcagttttagaatatttccacCCTCTTCCAAAAATTCTCTGCTCCTACTCCTGGACCTGGATAACTGCTGGTGTGTTTCTgtctatatttcctttttctagaaatttcatataaatggaatcgtacAATCAGAATCTTTTTCgtatgtctggtttctttctcttacttACATAAGGGTTTTGAAGCTTGTTAATATTTTATGATGTGTTAGTCatcattgttttttattaacGAATAGTgctccattgtatgaatatatactACTACATTTGGTTTGTTCATTCACCAATTGATGGAAATTGGGATTGCCTGCAGTTTTtaggcgattgtgaataatgctgctatgaatgaaCATTGATGAAAACATCGTTGtatagacatatattttcatttctcttgaaaatacctaagagtagaattgctggggcATATTGTGTATTTCACTTTTAAGAACTATCTTCTTTCTaaactgttttctgaagtggCCGTCCCATTTTATACTTCCACCAGCCATGCATGAGGGTGTAATGGCATAAAATATATGTGGCATCTCATTATCTTGCTTGGCATAGTCATAAGTTCCTCCTTTGGGTGGCCACCCCAGTCAGCCCTGCCCTAGGTGGAACAACGACTAGCAAGGCATGTACCTCCATGTGATCTGAATGATAAGAAGCCTCAGCTTCCCTAAACGGTCCTCCTTGCTGCCTCTGGCCTTCATGCTCAGTATCCATGAGGAAACCCCCTCCTCTCTTCCAGATACAATAAAGGTAAGAGCCTGGGACTCATATGATCATTATCCTCCACCCCCTCCACAGAGCTTCACAAGAGCCTAGGTTAGGTAAGCCCTGATCCTCTGCCACCCTCATTCTCTCCGTTCACCCTCCAGACCCTTCGATCTAATAAAGCTGTCATTTCATGCATTCTCTACTGTCTGGCTGTCTGTGTTTGCAtctcatcacccaaaacagagtGCTTGCCTTTCTTCACATCCTCGGCAACGATAAGTATGTAGCTAATCCTCACTGTGGTTTTAGTTCGCGTATCCCTACATATCCCTAATGACTATTAATGCTGAGCATTATGTTGGGAATTCCCAAGACCATCCCCAGATTTGATGATTTTCTAGGAGTACTCATAGAATTCAGCATGGAATCATACTTAGGGCTATGACTTATTACAGCAAAACGATGCAAAGTAAAgtcagcaaagggaaaagaagtgaagtTTGGAGGAAATCAGGTACAGGCTTCCAAGAGTCTTCTCCCAGTGGTGTCACACCGGACATGGTTaatgccttcagcaatgagttATGATAACTTGTATGAAATGTTGTCTAATAGGAAAGCTCATCAGAGACTTAGTGCCCATGTTTTTTGTTGTGGTCAAATAAGCACTCTCTGCCTAGTATTTACAAAAATTCCAGActcttaaaaggaaaacaagtgtTCAGCATAAGCCACATTGTTTGTACAAACAGTGTAGGCACAGTGAAGTATTCTTACCAAGGATTCTTGGGTACTTTTCCAAAATCCAAGTGGCAGATACCAGCCAAGGGTAAAATGTAAACAGGGCTTTTTAAGGATAGCAATCTCAGGCCTGCTATGTAAACTCTTCTACACAAGCatattttcttgtgcttattaGGCATTCATGTATCATCTTTAGTGAAATATCTATGAACATCTTTTGCCTTTGTTAAATTGGgcaattttttttgttattattatgagTTGTAAGAGTTTGTTGCATATTTTGATAccagtcccttatcagatatatgatttgcaagtatttgttcTGGTTTGtacatatgttttcattctcttaatagtgtcttttgaagagtaagttattaatattttatgaagTCCAGTatataaacttttatatttttatggatTATGATTTTTGTGCTATATCTATTTGTCTATTCAagatcacaaagattttcttccggaggttttatagttttaggctTCATATTTAAACCTATGAcccattttaagtaaatttttgggTATGATGTGGTGTAaggtttctaaatttttttttttttacatttgggTGTTCAGTtgcccagcaccatttgttgaaaaggccatcctttcacctttgttgaaaatcaattgactaaaAATGTAAGGATTTATTTGTGAGAtctcttttctgttccattgatctataagTCTATTCTTATGCCAATGTCATattgtcttgattactatagctaaATAATACGTTTCGAAATTTGGTAGTGTAAGttctccatcttttttctttttattcaaaattgttttagctattctagttaATTCGCATTTAcatattgtgctgatttgaaaggatgtatgccccctagaaacgccatgttttaatcaaaatcccatttcataaaggtagaataatccctattcaatactgtacgtttgaaactgtaatcagatcatctccctggatgatgtgatttagtcaagagtgcttgttaaattggattaggtgatgacatgtctccgcccatttgggtgggtcttgattggtttactggagtcctataaaagaggaaatattttggagaaagagatttggagagagcagagaatgctggagcaccacgaagcagagagcccacaagccagagaccttggagatgaagaaggaaaacgcctcccggggagcttcatgaaacaggaagccaggagagaaagctagcagatgatgccttaattgccatgtgcccttccggctgagagagaaactgactgtgttcgccatgtgccttctcacttgagagagaaaccctgaacttcattggccttcttgaaccaaggtatctttccctggatgcctttgattggacatttctatagacttgtt of the Tamandua tetradactyla isolate mTamTet1 chromosome 2, mTamTet1.pri, whole genome shotgun sequence genome contains:
- the RRAGA gene encoding ras-related GTP-binding protein A, which gives rise to MPNTAMKKKVLLMGKSGSGKTSMRSIIFANYIARDTRRLGATIDVEHSHVRFLGNLVLNLWDCGGQDTFMENYFTSQRDNIFRNVEVLIYVFDVESRELEKDMHYYQSCLEAILQNSPDAKIFCLVHKMDLVQEDQRDLIFKEREEDLRRLSRPLECACFRTSIWDETLYKAWSSIVYQLIPNVQQLEMNLRNFAQIIEADEVLLFERATFLVISHYQCKEQRDVHRFEKISNIIKQFKLSCSKLAASFQSMEVRNSNFAAFIDIFTSNTYVMVVMSDPSIPSAATLINIRNARKHFEKLERVDGPKHSLLMR